Below is a window of Nitrospirota bacterium DNA.
CAGTAGTGAATGAGCCCTGACCCAGGGCCAGATAGTGCCAATACCGCTGATAAATACAAGGTCACATTGCGAAAGATTATATTTCTCTGCAATGATATTTACAAACCGCTCCGGCTTAACAGCCGCTGATATTGCCTTCCACAATGCCGCCGATCCTTTCCCGCATTCCAGATCATACGCCTTATTGATGGTCCCACGTTCCGTGAGATGTTCAATCATCAGATTGAATAATCTGACATGCATAAATTTAATACCTGAGTGTTGTTTCTTAATCCTCTCTTCCATAAATAAAATATGCTCACGCATTTTCAATTCATCTTCCGGAAGATAATCAAAGACATAAAAAGGGATATCACCGCTTAGTTTATTTCTCTTCAAAAATCCATCGCTTGTTACCTCCGGTAATATCTTATTCAGCCGGTCCTGGAATGTCATTATTTATTCACCTGTATGCATTTAAGCACATACTCTTCATTATGCCGGATCAGATATTCCATAACCTCAGGTACAATCACTATCCTTTTTAGTTTCCAGGTATGTGGACTCTGTAAATAACCAACTTCCGCAAGGATCTTATGTGTCACGCTGCGCATTTTCTTTGCAGTAGATGGCGGGAAATCCTCCATAAGAGGGTCTCTTTGCTTACATGAGATAACGAACTCATCCCATAATAACGGTGTCAGCCTGTCTTCCATCTTCCTGAATTGCACGCGAACGACAATATCCAAATAATCCCCTAAAATCCTGCAATGCTTAATCGCAGCGGCGAAGATGGCCTGCGTTGCAAGGACTGCATCTCCGTCCCTAACCATTTCCCAAAGTTCCGGAGTCATCAACCATAAACGAGCCTTTATGAATGATGCGATTCTTTTAGATGATGAGACACTCAGCTTCTGCAGGATATTCTTATTTTCAACAGCATCCTTCCATTCTTCAATTGAAACCTTCCGGATCATCATATCTGCAATCTTTCTGCTTTCAGACACCAATAAGGCACCTGCTGTTATATTGGCGATATAATGTACTGTCATATATTTCTTCTTGATTCAATAAATTCTTCCATGTCTTCAGGCTTAATTTTCCACTGCCCGATCTTAACGGCTTTAATTTCTTTGCGGGCGATGAGATCCCGCACCCATTCTTCTGTAACATCGAGTTTTAATGCAACTTGTCGTACTGTTAAGTATTTACGAAAGTCTTCCATTATATTGGCTCCGATAAATTATAGTTTTGAAT
It encodes the following:
- a CDS encoding helix-turn-helix domain-containing protein → MEDFRKYLTVRQVALKLDVTEEWVRDLIARKEIKAVKIGQWKIKPEDMEEFIESRRNI
- a CDS encoding DUF1819 family protein: MTVHYIANITAGALLVSESRKIADMMIRKVSIEEWKDAVENKNILQKLSVSSSKRIASFIKARLWLMTPELWEMVRDGDAVLATQAIFAAAIKHCRILGDYLDIVVRVQFRKMEDRLTPLLWDEFVISCKQRDPLMEDFPPSTAKKMRSVTHKILAEVGYLQSPHTWKLKRIVIVPEVMEYLIRHNEEYVLKCIQVNK
- a CDS encoding DUF1788 domain-containing protein, translated to MTFQDRLNKILPEVTSDGFLKRNKLSGDIPFYVFDYLPEDELKMREHILFMEERIKKQHSGIKFMHVRLFNLMIEHLTERGTINKAYDLECGKGSAALWKAISAAVKPERFVNIIAEKYNLSQCDLVFISGIGTIWPWVRAHSLLNNLQSITGNASVVLFYPGKYSGQSFRLFDRLGEDNYYRAFRLVP